Below is a window of Pseudomonadota bacterium DNA.
CAGCGGGTTGGGGACGAACTGACAGTTGTCATCGCATGCCTTCCACATGCTATCCTCGGTGCACTTGCTCGGGTCGGCGTTGAGCGAGCAGTATTTCGAGCCGAAGCCGCGGCACGGGTTGTCCCCGATGATGCCCGACGCGTCGCCGTCGTCGAGTATGCCGTCGCCGTCGATGTCGGGGTCGCATGCGTCGCCTATCCCGTCGCCGTCTAAGTCCTCCTGGAGCGGGTTGGCGTTCATCGGACAGTTGTCGTCCTCGTTGAGGACTCCGTCGCCGTCGATGTCAGGGTCGCAGTCGTCGCCGAGTCCGTCGCCGTCCAGGTCCTCCTGTCCGGGGTTGGGGATGAACTGGCAGTTGTCGAAGACGTCGAGCACGCTGTCGTTGTCGTCGTCGTCGTCGCAGACGTCTCCCATCCCGTCGCCGTCGTTGTCCTCCTGGAGCGGGTTGGGGTCGAGCACGCAGTTGTCCACGCCGTCGAGGATGCCGTCGCCGTCGGTGTCGTCGTCGCACGCGTCGCCGATCCCGTCACCGTCCAGGTCCTCCTGGAGCGGGTTCGGGACCCTTGCGCAGTTGTCGTCCACGTTCAGCACTCCGTCGCCGTCGATGTCGTCGTCGCAGACGTCGCCGATCCCGTCGAGGTCCAGATCCTCCTGGCCTGGGTTGGGGACGATCTCGCAGTTGTCGTCCACGTTGAGGACTCCGTCGCCGTCGATGTCGTCGTCGCAGACATCGCCGATCCCGTCGCCGTCGAGATCCTCCTGGAGCGGGTTGGGGTCGAGCACGCAGTTGTCTATGGCGTCGCCCACTCCGTCCCCGTCCGCGTCGTTGAACTCAGGGTCGCAGGCGTCGCCGATGCCGTCGCCGTCCGAATCGAGTTGAGAGGGGTTGAACACGACGACGCAGTTGTCGCGCACGTTCGGTATGCCGTCGCCGTCGATGTCCTCGTCGCAGGCGTCGCCTATCCCGTCGCCGTCAATATCGCGCTGGTCTGGATTCGGGATCGTGGGGCAGTTGTCCACTCCGTCGAGTATCCCGTCGCCGTCTGTGTCGATGGCCTGGCTGACATCCGGAGCGGGTGGAGCGATGATCTCCGGGTCGGGTATCTGGCCCGAGCTGGAGTGGCCGCAGCCCGAGGCTGCAAACAGGGCGATGAATACGATCGCCAGCAGGTAGAGGAAACCGCGTGCATTGATCGGCTTGCTCATATGCAACTCCTTGTTGTTATTGGTTTTTTCGTGCTATCCCCCATAGGATGCCAGCAGAATAACATAAAAGCTTATGCGCCGCAAACACTTATATGATCTTTATGAAGTGATCTGGAGGGATATGGGGGATAGGGCTGAAAGATATGATAGATAAATTAATATAAATTATACTAAATACCCATCACTTTTACGATCACGCGCTTTTTGCGCCGGCCGTCAAACTCCGCGTAATAGACCTGTTCCCAGGGGCCCAGATCCAGTTTGCCCTTGGTGATGGGCAGCATCACCTGATGGCCGAGGGTGAGGTTCCACAGGTGCGCGTAGCCGTTGGTCTCGCCTGTGCGATGGTGGCGGTAGTCCTTGTCCTGCGGCGCAATTGAGTCCAGCCACTCCTCGATGTCGGCGATGAGCCCGCTCTCCGCGTCGTTCACGTACACCGCGGCCGTGATGTGCATGGCCGACACCAGCGCCATGCCGTCCTTGATACCGCTCTTGCCGACGATATCCGCGACCTTGTCAGTGATATTCACGAACTCGTGCAGCTTCTCGGTCTGGAACCAGAGGTAGTCGGTGTGGCATTTGCAGGTCATATTGAAATTATTACAACATTTCGCCCGAAAAAACAAAGGCCCCGCATCGCGGGGCCGTGGAGTATCTTTTCAGTGAATGAACCCGATCTTTTTCTTTTTCGGCGGTGGCAGGGCTATCATTTTCTTGATCGCATTGAAGAGAGAGGTGATCGCCTTGTCGTGGATGTCCATTCGTTGTTCAATTTCATCTATCTTTTTTGCCAGCTCTTTATTCCAGGCCATTGCCTCACGGAGCCTGATGAAGGCCCTGACGACATAGACGCTCATATCCACGGCCCTCTTGGACCTCAGGATATTTGCAAGCATCACAGCTCCGTGCTCTGTGAACACGGTGGGTAACGATGTGGAATGTTTAAGGTTTTTGAACCGGTCGCAATTTGCGACCAGTTCAGCCCATTCTTCGTTCGTCAGCTTGAACATGAAATCAGGCGGGAAACGCCCATGATTCCGCTTAACCTGCTCATTGAGTCGTTTGGTCGATACACCGTACAAATATGCCAGATCAGCATCGATCATTACCCTCTGGCCCCGGATGATTAGAATGTGATTCTCGATCTCCGGCGCCTGCTCCGATGAAGCAGGCTGCAATTCTGTGGAGCGAGCCGGTGAGTTGCGATCATTGTCAGAGGTTTTGCGGTCCATG
It encodes the following:
- a CDS encoding thrombospondin type 3 repeat-containing protein, whose product is MSKPINARGFLYLLAIVFIALFAASGCGHSSSGQIPDPEIIAPPAPDVSQAIDTDGDGILDGVDNCPTIPNPDQRDIDGDGIGDACDEDIDGDGIPNVRDNCVVVFNPSQLDSDGDGIGDACDPEFNDADGDGVGDAIDNCVLDPNPLQEDLDGDGIGDVCDDDIDGDGVLNVDDNCEIVPNPGQEDLDLDGIGDVCDDDIDGDGVLNVDDNCARVPNPLQEDLDGDGIGDACDDDTDGDGILDGVDNCVLDPNPLQEDNDGDGMGDVCDDDDDNDSVLDVFDNCQFIPNPGQEDLDGDGLGDDCDPDIDGDGVLNEDDNCPMNANPLQEDLDGDGIGDACDPDIDGDGILDDGDASGIIGDNPCRGFGSKYCSLNADPSKCTEDSMWKACDDNCQFVPNPLQEDIDYDTTGSACDPDMDGDGIPNRLDDGSDELWETCIDAETVDCYDNCPYMQNPDQLNFDHRYIDESFTHPSGAVVVGDLYGDVCDGDDDADSILDFQDMCPFSRNCW
- a CDS encoding YjbQ family protein; the encoded protein is MTCKCHTDYLWFQTEKLHEFVNITDKVADIVGKSGIKDGMALVSAMHITAAVYVNDAESGLIADIEEWLDSIAPQDKDYRHHRTGETNGYAHLWNLTLGHQVMLPITKGKLDLGPWEQVYYAEFDGRRKKRVIVKVMGI
- a CDS encoding ORF6N domain-containing protein, coding for MDRKTSDNDRNSPARSTELQPASSEQAPEIENHILIIRGQRVMIDADLAYLYGVSTKRLNEQVKRNHGRFPPDFMFKLTNEEWAELVANCDRFKNLKHSTSLPTVFTEHGAVMLANILRSKRAVDMSVYVVRAFIRLREAMAWNKELAKKIDEIEQRMDIHDKAITSLFNAIKKMIALPPPKKKKIGFIH